One genomic region from Solwaraspora sp. WMMD792 encodes:
- a CDS encoding response regulator transcription factor: protein MTIRVLLADDQALIRAGFRMIVDAAPGLEVVGEAADGAEAVELCHRHRVDVVLMDIRMPRVDGIEATRRIGADERLAGVRVLVLTTFDNDDNVVHALQAGASGFLGKNVAPGDLVTAIRVVAEGEALLSPRATRGLVSRLIRDLQPPVRRPPELDLVTDREKEILVLVAHGLSNADIAERLHLSPLTVKTHINRTMIKLAARDRAQLVVFAYRHQLVRPGDPPP from the coding sequence GTGACCATCCGGGTTCTGCTCGCCGACGATCAGGCACTCATCCGCGCCGGGTTCCGGATGATCGTGGACGCGGCGCCGGGGCTGGAGGTCGTCGGTGAGGCCGCCGACGGCGCTGAAGCCGTCGAGTTGTGCCACCGCCACCGGGTCGACGTCGTCCTGATGGACATCCGGATGCCACGGGTCGACGGCATCGAGGCGACCCGGCGCATCGGCGCCGACGAGCGACTCGCCGGAGTCCGGGTGCTGGTGCTCACCACGTTCGACAACGACGACAACGTGGTCCACGCCCTCCAGGCCGGGGCGAGCGGGTTCCTGGGCAAGAACGTGGCCCCCGGTGATCTGGTCACCGCCATCCGGGTGGTCGCCGAAGGCGAGGCGCTGCTGTCGCCCCGGGCCACCCGTGGGCTGGTCAGCCGGCTGATCCGCGACCTCCAGCCGCCGGTGCGGCGGCCACCGGAGCTCGACCTGGTCACCGACCGGGAGAAGGAGATCCTGGTGCTGGTCGCGCACGGACTGTCCAACGCCGACATCGCCGAACGGCTGCATCTGTCGCCACTGACCGTCAAGACCCACATCAACCGTACGATGATCAAGCTGGCCGCCCGGGACCGGGCCCAGCTGGTGGTGTTCGCCTACCGGCACCAGCTGGTCAGGCCGGGCGACCCGCCGCCCTGA
- a CDS encoding histidine kinase has product MSAVRGRRSFQPYDRYRGLVGDVVLTATGVLSVLFIGVTSTHPGMTVLALLCAALTLIRRWRPVRVLTVATVLAMVTITLGRPPDGLFITVGLLTYSAVLYSPRRRPWFYAGLVWAALMATGTAVYLPDWWNTEQLTVAAIIFGGAGVGDSVRMRRAYIAEVTERARQAELSREEEARRRVVDERLRIARELHDVVAHHIAVISVHAGAADHVLRHEPDRVWPVLGHIRTAADTVLAEIKSVISVLRDPNEVRDAEPAPGLERVPDLLAAMAATGFAVRHRQHGEPRPLPAVVDLAAYRIVQEALTNAHRYGDSGATLDLEYAVDTLRVEVTNRVTAGSDPGTGSGAGRGTGFGLLGMRERATAANGTITVGPTGDGRFRVRAELPTDDRAVDRLNPPDRPPPAPAPAGTTEHRHHRGEVT; this is encoded by the coding sequence GTGTCAGCGGTGCGCGGTCGACGGAGTTTCCAGCCCTACGACCGCTACCGTGGCCTGGTCGGCGACGTGGTGCTGACCGCGACCGGGGTGCTGTCCGTGCTGTTCATCGGCGTCACCTCGACCCACCCCGGGATGACGGTGCTGGCGCTGCTGTGCGCCGCGCTGACCCTGATCCGCCGGTGGCGGCCGGTCCGGGTGCTGACGGTCGCCACCGTGCTCGCCATGGTCACCATCACGCTGGGTCGCCCACCGGACGGGCTGTTCATCACCGTCGGGCTGCTGACCTACTCGGCCGTGCTGTACAGCCCGCGTCGCCGGCCATGGTTCTACGCCGGACTCGTCTGGGCTGCGCTGATGGCCACCGGCACAGCCGTTTACCTGCCCGACTGGTGGAACACCGAGCAATTGACCGTGGCGGCGATCATCTTCGGTGGTGCCGGGGTGGGCGACTCGGTCCGGATGCGCCGGGCGTACATCGCCGAGGTCACCGAACGGGCCCGGCAGGCGGAGCTGTCCCGGGAGGAGGAGGCCCGCCGCCGGGTGGTCGACGAGCGGCTGCGCATCGCCCGGGAGCTGCACGACGTCGTCGCCCACCACATCGCGGTGATCAGTGTGCACGCCGGGGCGGCCGACCACGTGCTGCGCCACGAGCCGGACCGGGTGTGGCCGGTGCTCGGGCACATCCGTACCGCCGCCGACACCGTCCTGGCGGAGATCAAGTCCGTGATCAGCGTGCTCCGCGACCCGAACGAGGTACGCGACGCCGAACCGGCCCCCGGCCTGGAACGGGTGCCGGACCTGCTGGCCGCGATGGCGGCCACCGGGTTCGCCGTACGGCACCGGCAGCACGGCGAGCCCCGGCCGCTGCCGGCGGTGGTGGACCTGGCCGCGTACCGCATCGTGCAGGAGGCGTTGACCAACGCCCACCGGTACGGTGACAGCGGTGCCACCCTCGACCTCGAGTACGCCGTCGACACGCTCCGCGTCGAGGTCACCAACCGGGTCACCGCCGGATCCGATCCGGGTACCGGGTCCGGTGCCGGCCGGGGTACCGGGTTCGGGCTGCTCGGCATGCGGGAGCGTGCCACCGCCGCGAACGGCACGATCACCGTCGGACCGACCGGCGACGGCCGGTTCCGGGTACGCGCCGAGCTGCCCACCGACGACCGCGCGGTCGACCGGCTCAACCCGCCGGACCGGCCACCGCCGGCGCCCGCTCCCGCCGGCACCACCGAGCACCGGCACCACCGAGGAGAGGTGACGTGA
- a CDS encoding MMPL family transporter produces MATLFYRLGRASFRHRRLTLVVWVVLLVSFGLGAAKLSGPTSDALSLPGSESWRAMDVLGEEFGIGATASVKVVFTVPDDATLTGPDEQEAVRATVAELRRLPQVATVDDPYETQTIAPDGRTGYADVSYAVDDHEVTAESRAALLAVGDTARQAGVGVEYAGDVVTEAEEGTAAEAFGLAVAAVVLLITFGSLAAAGLPLLTALVGVAVGLLGIGIASGFLDLTSNTSALATMLGLAVGIDYALFVISRYRQELAAGRDAAEPPDRDAAEAAGRAVGTAGSAVVFAGLTVIIALVALAVVRIPFLTAMGIAAAGTVAVAVLISLTLLPALLGFAGHRVLPRAQRSRPTGSRIPFGERWARGVVRHRVPALVLSVVAAGIAATPALDLTLALPDAGTAAPESTQRKAYDQLAAAFGAGVNGPLLVVVETAPGAAMAAAEQARRYVAGLDDVVAVTPAAANPTDDTAILQVVPAHGPTSEDTKQLVRAIRAHQADFGAAGAGAALSVTGRAAIDLDVSEQIDDALLPYLAVVVGLAFVLLMLVFRSVLVPIKAAAGFLLSVAASFGALVFVFQQGHFADLLGIAAIGPVVSFIPIFLVGILFGLAMDYEMFLVTRAREEYVHGAAPDDAVVAGMRHSARVVTAAALIMVSVFAGFILAEDSVVKSLGFALAFGVAVDALLVRMTIVPAVLSLLGRSAWWLPRWLDRVLPNVDVEGERLTRRLASAGADGAHLDRRGEQLPDVVGQR; encoded by the coding sequence GTGGCGACCTTGTTCTACCGGCTCGGGCGGGCGAGTTTCCGGCACCGCCGACTGACCCTCGTCGTCTGGGTGGTCCTGCTCGTCTCGTTCGGGCTCGGCGCGGCCAAACTGTCCGGGCCGACCAGCGACGCCCTGTCCCTGCCCGGCTCGGAGTCGTGGCGGGCGATGGACGTGCTGGGCGAGGAGTTCGGCATCGGCGCCACCGCCTCGGTGAAGGTGGTGTTCACCGTGCCGGACGACGCGACGTTGACCGGCCCCGACGAGCAGGAGGCTGTGCGGGCGACAGTCGCCGAGCTGCGGCGACTACCGCAGGTCGCGACGGTTGACGACCCGTACGAGACGCAGACGATCGCGCCCGACGGCCGGACCGGTTACGCCGACGTCTCCTACGCGGTGGACGACCACGAGGTGACCGCCGAGTCCCGGGCGGCGCTGCTCGCCGTCGGCGACACCGCCCGGCAGGCCGGTGTCGGCGTCGAGTACGCCGGCGATGTGGTCACCGAGGCCGAGGAGGGCACTGCCGCCGAGGCGTTCGGTCTGGCGGTGGCCGCCGTCGTCCTGCTGATCACCTTCGGTTCGCTCGCCGCCGCCGGCCTGCCGTTGCTGACCGCGCTCGTCGGGGTCGCGGTCGGCCTGCTCGGCATTGGAATCGCCTCCGGCTTCCTCGACCTCACCTCGAACACCTCCGCCCTGGCCACCATGCTGGGCCTGGCGGTGGGGATCGACTACGCCCTCTTCGTCATCTCCCGCTACCGGCAGGAACTCGCCGCCGGCCGCGACGCGGCAGAGCCTCCGGACCGCGACGCGGCCGAGGCTGCCGGCCGGGCCGTCGGCACCGCCGGGTCCGCCGTCGTCTTCGCTGGCCTGACCGTGATCATCGCTCTGGTCGCGCTCGCCGTGGTCCGGATCCCGTTCCTGACCGCGATGGGGATCGCCGCCGCCGGAACCGTCGCCGTCGCGGTGCTGATCAGCCTGACCCTGCTGCCGGCCCTGCTCGGCTTCGCCGGCCACCGGGTGCTGCCGAGGGCCCAGCGGAGCCGGCCCACCGGCAGTCGGATCCCCTTCGGCGAGCGCTGGGCGCGCGGCGTGGTCCGGCACCGCGTACCAGCGCTGGTCCTGTCGGTCGTCGCGGCCGGCATCGCCGCGACCCCCGCGCTCGACCTGACGCTTGCGTTGCCCGACGCCGGCACCGCCGCTCCCGAGTCGACCCAACGCAAGGCGTACGACCAGCTCGCCGCCGCCTTCGGAGCCGGCGTCAACGGTCCACTGCTCGTCGTGGTGGAGACCGCACCCGGCGCGGCGATGGCCGCCGCCGAACAGGCCCGGCGGTACGTCGCCGGCCTCGACGACGTCGTGGCGGTCACCCCGGCGGCGGCGAACCCGACCGACGACACCGCCATCCTCCAGGTCGTTCCCGCGCACGGGCCGACCAGCGAGGACACCAAGCAGCTGGTCCGCGCGATCCGCGCCCACCAGGCGGACTTCGGCGCGGCCGGCGCCGGCGCGGCGCTGTCCGTCACCGGCCGGGCCGCGATCGACCTGGATGTGTCGGAGCAGATCGACGACGCGTTGCTGCCCTATCTGGCCGTCGTGGTCGGCCTCGCGTTCGTTCTGCTGATGCTGGTGTTCCGCAGCGTTCTGGTGCCGATCAAGGCGGCGGCGGGTTTCCTGCTGTCGGTGGCCGCCTCGTTCGGTGCCCTGGTCTTCGTGTTCCAGCAGGGCCACTTCGCCGACCTGCTCGGCATCGCCGCGATCGGTCCGGTCGTCAGTTTCATCCCGATCTTCCTGGTCGGCATCCTGTTCGGCCTGGCCATGGACTACGAAATGTTCCTGGTCACCCGGGCCCGGGAGGAGTATGTACACGGCGCCGCCCCGGACGACGCCGTGGTCGCCGGCATGCGGCACAGCGCCCGGGTGGTCACCGCCGCCGCACTGATCATGGTCAGCGTCTTCGCCGGCTTCATCCTCGCCGAGGACAGTGTCGTCAAGTCGCTCGGGTTCGCGCTCGCCTTCGGCGTCGCCGTCGATGCCCTGCTGGTCCGGATGACCATCGTCCCTGCGGTGCTGTCGCTACTCGGCCGGTCCGCGTGGTGGCTGCCGAGGTGGCTCGACCGGGTCCTGCCGAACGTCGACGTCGAAGGTGAGCGGCTCACCCGGCGGCTGGCGTCAGCCGGCGCCGACGGCGCGCACCTGGACCGGCGGGGGGAACAACTCCCGGACGTCGTCGGGCAACGGTAG
- a CDS encoding DUF2267 domain-containing protein, producing MTARLVRPTTTIWQLDVAVLRTLVELLPDGEAALLVDALPPLLAMAARPDPEHRPDPEHRPERFDAAELVRRVRRRTARYDTDDRTVRDGVRSALDRIAGYCPDGVLYRVQLPLPDDVRELFPPPVQVRAVGAG from the coding sequence GTGACGGCACGGCTGGTCCGCCCGACCACCACGATCTGGCAGCTGGACGTGGCGGTGCTGCGTACCCTCGTCGAGCTGCTGCCCGACGGCGAGGCGGCGCTGCTGGTCGACGCGCTGCCGCCGCTGCTGGCGATGGCGGCCCGACCGGACCCGGAGCACCGACCGGACCCGGAGCACCGGCCGGAGCGGTTCGATGCCGCCGAGCTGGTCCGGCGGGTCCGCCGCCGGACCGCCCGGTACGACACCGACGACCGGACGGTACGCGACGGGGTGCGGTCCGCGTTGGACCGCATCGCCGGCTACTGCCCGGACGGGGTGCTGTACCGGGTGCAGCTACCGTTGCCCGACGACGTCCGGGAGTTGTTCCCCCCGCCGGTCCAGGTGCGCGCCGTCGGCGCCGGCTGA
- a CDS encoding glycosyltransferase family A protein: MSRPLPPGDPVEFRRNRLLDVLVPTRNRPAELAATLAGLAAQDAPDGFGVVVSDQSDGGPAWADPAAATMVRALRHTGHPVLLTRRLPRRGLAEHRAYLLSLSTARLVLMLDDDVWLAPGTIDRLVTAIAELRCGFVGNAVHGLSYLDDVRPQDHDGYVEWDGRPEPERIRPGTPQWSRARLHSAANLLHVTERLQLGEGQWRAYRVSWIGGCVLFDRAKLVAAGGFDFWPRMPVDHQGEDVAAQLAVLSRYGGAGIVPSGAFHLESPTTVTDRRVECWQLLLDEEAAAGYDPAAAGGGPRHQRQEVGP, translated from the coding sequence ATGAGTCGACCGTTGCCGCCCGGGGACCCGGTCGAGTTCCGCCGCAACCGGCTGCTCGACGTACTCGTCCCGACCCGCAACCGACCCGCCGAGCTGGCCGCCACCCTCGCCGGGCTCGCCGCACAGGATGCCCCTGACGGGTTCGGGGTGGTGGTCAGCGACCAGTCCGACGGCGGACCGGCGTGGGCCGACCCGGCCGCCGCCACCATGGTGCGGGCGCTGCGGCACACCGGTCACCCGGTGCTGCTCACCCGGCGGCTGCCCCGGCGCGGGCTGGCCGAACACCGGGCGTACCTGCTGAGTCTCTCCACCGCCCGGCTGGTGCTGATGCTCGACGACGACGTCTGGCTCGCCCCCGGCACCATCGACCGACTGGTCACCGCGATCGCCGAACTGCGCTGCGGCTTCGTCGGCAACGCCGTACACGGATTGTCCTATCTGGATGATGTGCGGCCGCAGGACCACGACGGGTACGTCGAATGGGACGGCCGGCCGGAGCCGGAGCGGATCCGGCCCGGTACGCCGCAGTGGTCCCGGGCCCGGCTGCACTCGGCCGCCAACCTGCTGCACGTCACCGAGCGGCTCCAGCTGGGCGAGGGCCAGTGGCGGGCGTACCGGGTGTCCTGGATCGGCGGGTGCGTGCTGTTCGACCGGGCCAAGCTGGTCGCCGCCGGTGGCTTCGACTTCTGGCCCCGGATGCCGGTCGACCACCAGGGCGAGGACGTCGCCGCCCAACTGGCGGTGCTCAGCCGCTACGGCGGTGCCGGCATCGTGCCCAGCGGCGCGTTCCACCTGGAATCGCCGACCACGGTCACCGACCGGCGGGTCGAATGCTGGCAGCTGCTGCTCGACGAGGAGGCCGCCGCCGGGTACGACCCGGCGGCGGCCGGCGGCGGGCCGCGCCACCAGCGGCAGGAGGTCGGGCCGTGA
- the rfaE2 gene encoding D-glycero-beta-D-manno-heptose 1-phosphate adenylyltransferase, with the protein MRPSSNDRRHRAGLAGPTGNARPAGPAGPSDGAGPTDLVELWSGRPVLVVGDAMLDEWRFATSTRLCREAPAPVLTLDRRQVAAGGAANTAVNLAALGARPLLVAPIGVDQVGDQVARCLHRAGVQDRMIAQPGTRTPVKRRLLAADQILLREDDGGPAGPLPAEQVERLLAALVASTEEIRLGPAEPDVDGTGANPDVVRPDLVICDYGLGALPDRIRQWLIRHRDRYGTVALDAHDLTRWAGLRPTLITPSVAEAAPAVGEPTPDRDRVAAARRLLPRLHAATGADLVAVTLDTDGSVVGDRSGATHHCRTEPVAASRAVGAGDAYLAALTLSVVAGATLPVAAELAQLAAALTVRDCGTCICHRDALTAALSEAFPAAASGGGRRVTTPAATPAAGTDPADLVEQVRVQRAAGARIVFTNGCFDVLHRGHVGYLAEAAALGDLLIVAVNSDHSVRRLKGPDRPVNPVEDRVAVLAALTSVDHVVVFEEDSPAGLIERIRPDVYVKGGDYPPDMVPEAPLVRRLGGAVHILGYVADRSTSAVIDRIRSAAAPAGPAGGSAGRPEAHPEPDTHPEGAR; encoded by the coding sequence TGGCCCCACCGGCAATGCCAGACCGGCGGGCCCCGCCGGGCCGTCGGACGGCGCCGGTCCCACCGACCTCGTCGAGCTGTGGTCCGGGCGACCCGTCCTGGTCGTCGGGGACGCGATGCTCGACGAATGGCGGTTCGCCACCTCCACCCGGCTCTGCCGCGAGGCACCCGCCCCGGTGCTCACCCTGGACCGGCGGCAGGTCGCCGCCGGCGGTGCCGCGAACACCGCGGTCAACCTCGCCGCGCTCGGCGCCCGCCCACTGCTGGTCGCCCCGATCGGCGTCGACCAAGTCGGCGACCAGGTGGCGCGCTGCCTGCACCGGGCCGGCGTGCAGGACCGGATGATCGCCCAGCCGGGCACCCGTACCCCGGTGAAACGTCGGCTGCTCGCCGCCGACCAGATCCTGCTCCGCGAGGACGACGGCGGGCCGGCCGGTCCACTCCCCGCCGAACAGGTCGAACGGCTGCTCGCCGCGCTCGTCGCCAGCACCGAGGAGATCCGGCTCGGCCCCGCCGAGCCGGATGTCGACGGCACCGGGGCGAATCCCGACGTGGTACGGCCCGACCTGGTCATCTGCGACTACGGGCTCGGTGCGCTGCCCGACCGGATCCGGCAGTGGCTGATCCGGCACCGGGACCGCTACGGCACCGTCGCCCTCGACGCCCACGACCTCACCCGGTGGGCCGGACTGCGGCCGACGCTGATCACGCCCAGCGTCGCCGAGGCCGCACCGGCCGTCGGCGAACCCACGCCGGACCGCGACCGGGTCGCCGCCGCCCGGCGACTGCTGCCCCGGCTGCACGCCGCAACCGGGGCGGACCTGGTGGCGGTGACCCTGGACACCGACGGCTCGGTGGTCGGCGACCGCAGCGGCGCCACGCACCACTGCCGTACCGAACCGGTCGCGGCCAGCCGGGCGGTCGGCGCCGGCGACGCCTATCTGGCCGCTCTCACCCTGTCGGTGGTCGCCGGCGCCACCCTGCCGGTCGCAGCCGAACTGGCCCAGCTCGCCGCCGCGCTGACCGTGCGCGACTGCGGCACCTGTATCTGCCACCGCGACGCGCTGACCGCCGCGCTGAGCGAGGCGTTCCCGGCCGCGGCCTCGGGCGGCGGCCGGCGGGTCACCACCCCGGCTGCGACCCCGGCCGCCGGGACCGACCCCGCCGACCTGGTCGAACAGGTACGCGTACAGCGTGCCGCCGGAGCCCGGATCGTCTTCACCAACGGCTGCTTCGACGTGCTGCACCGCGGCCACGTCGGCTACCTGGCGGAGGCCGCCGCCCTCGGTGACCTGCTGATCGTTGCCGTCAACTCGGACCACAGCGTGCGGCGGCTGAAAGGTCCGGACCGGCCGGTCAACCCGGTCGAGGACCGGGTCGCCGTGCTCGCCGCGCTGACCAGCGTCGACCACGTGGTGGTCTTCGAGGAGGACTCCCCGGCCGGGCTGATCGAGCGGATCCGCCCGGACGTCTACGTCAAGGGCGGCGACTACCCGCCGGACATGGTGCCCGAAGCGCCGCTGGTCCGCCGGCTCGGCGGGGCGGTGCACATCCTCGGCTACGTCGCGGACCGGTCCACCTCGGCGGTCATCGACCGGATCCGGTCGGCAGCCGCCCCGGCCGGCCCGGCCGGCGGGTCGGCCGGCCGACCCGAAGCACACCCGGAACCCGACACACACCCGGAAGGAGCCCGATGA